In one window of Aphidius gifuensis isolate YNYX2018 linkage group LG4, ASM1490517v1, whole genome shotgun sequence DNA:
- the LOC122854691 gene encoding hybrid signal transduction histidine kinase M-like has protein sequence MAPDRPDGSAIETVSSPSTVTRLLNNNNNNNNVDRVMTINEDDIKNCQNDNENNQNISIDKDILDNNTQLIDQNIIKNDNHDTIITTKQNQTDDDLTSLTWLHQQNLLKGLELPAKVNTDDTIINNNNNINNNNNINNNNNNNSNNNINNNICEDSGDYSENTNSISSHEETYYPENNNRKAGGILISKNCQINNTKIYDKQINIYQDTSKNIIQNNGTHQIKISLNNNNINNNNNIPVANRNKHPTHLPYDPYLHRNSKPPYSFSCLIFMAIEDSPIKALPVKEVYAWILDHFPYFRTAQAGWKNSVRHNLSLNKCFRKVDKAPNLGKGSLWKVDNQHRPNLLQALSRAPFPRPTTQNITMIDNKQVKKTSNTRLPDPVLFPYLFKKLASSNINDNQQDSEFDSDVDAAAVAMLSFKHGPIILNHNKERKGKKSYEQQDKLVPVITRSSSEDHTYSCIASPKTNRSSNTTIDERNNEIDEQRKIAEGADALLNLASVALSHNNNNNINNNINSRLINQQDTTTNMPLSQIELTQKTTVKSSQTKSKRRTSKVYMNIPDTRRKHWPEWRESNRYIKG, from the exons aTGGCACCAGACAGACCTGATGGCTCAGCCATTGAGACTGTTTCTAGTCCATCAACAGTCACtcgtttattaaataataacaacaacaacaacaatgttgACAGAGTGATGACAATCAATGAAGacgatattaaaaattgtcaaaatgataatgaaaataatcaaaatatatcaattgacAAAGACATATTGGATAATAATACACAATTAAttgatcaaaatataattaaaaatgataatcatGACACTATTataacaacaaaacaaaatcaaactgatgatgatttaacaTCACTTACCTGGTTACATCAGCAAAATTTGCTCAAAGGTCTTGAACTTCCAGCCAAGGTCAATACTGatgatacaattattaataataataacaacatcaacaacaataataatatcaataataataacaataataatagtaataataatattaataataatatttgtgaaGATAGTGGTGATTATTCagaaaatacaaattcaaTTTCCAGTCATGAAGAAACTTATTATCcag aaaataataatagaaaagctggtggtattttaatatcaaaaaattgtcaaataaataatacaaaaatttatgataaacaaattaatatttatcaagatacaagtaaaaatattatacaaaataatggcacacatcaaataaaaatatcattgaataataataatataaataataataataatataccagTTGCAAATCGTAATAAACATCCAACTCATTTGCCATATGATCCATATTTGCATAGAAATAGTAAACCACCATATTCATTTTCTTGTTTGATATTTATGGCTATTGAAGATAGTCCAATAAAAGCATTACCAGTTAAAGAAGTTTATGCTTGGATACTTGatcattttccatattttcgTACAGCCCAAGCTGGATGGAAAAATTCAGTGAGACATAATTTAAGtcttaataaatgttttagaAAAGTTGATAAAGCACcg aatttaggAAAAGGATCATTATGGAAAGTTGATAATCAACATCGTCCAAATTTATTACAAGCATTATCAAGAGCACCATTTCCACGTCCAACAACtcaaaatataacaatgattgataataaacaagttaaaaaaacaagtaatacAAGATTACCAGATCCAGTGTTATTTccatatttgtttaaaaaacttgcatcaagtaatattaatgataatcaaCAAGATTCAGAATTTGATAGTGATGTtgatgctgctgctgttgcaaTGTTATCATTTAAACATGGacctattattttaaatcacaaTAAAG aacgaaaaggaaaaaaatcatatgaaCAACAAGATAAATTAGTGCCAGTTATAACACGAAGTTCAAGTGAAGATCATACATACAGTTGTATAGCATCACCAAAAACAAAcag atcaTCAAATACGACAATTGACGAGAGAAATAATGAGATTGATGAACAACGTAAAATAGCTGAAGGTGCTGATGCACTATTAAATTTAGCAAGTGTTGCTCTGAgtcataataacaataataatattaataataatattaattcaagattaataaatcaacaagatacaacaacaaatatgCCTTTATCACAAATtgaattaacacaaaaaacaACAGTTAAATCATCACAAACAAAATCAAAACGACGTACATCAAAAGTTTATATGAATATTCCTGATACAAGACGTAAACATTGGCCAGAATGGCGTGAAAGCAACAGGTATATCAAGGGTTAG
- the LOC122854673 gene encoding interference hedgehog-like isoform X3 yields MVRRLSSLNIAFAILLYFIVIINVSVARQELGMMFTQNPQPWPAPLGDEVYFECSLNLAAEKFAWRYRPLNKNRWITLKNAPSNAGKTSKLVVTLDNESKAGDYRCIAYYGTSGLASDYGRLTIAKIEPFNDKSDIDITVPSGNTVSINCPAPYSSPDALIQFYKDNEPIKNISSINGKILIIDNVQPIDSGNYHCVAQNYIANQEYISNYKTKLRVDNERKQVLPFFVKQPQNEYKVLRGNNITLECNAVGYPIPKVTWTRLVDDIPTGSKITNIGLNIINVQSNDRGEYHCIWSSGNRKIESQIILTVVEPPRVIKSPKSGTFLEGGELELYCETTGTPQPTFEWLINGETLVKNSHIEMKDNKLSITVVEKKHAGIVQCVASNEYGTHSGCNLLRVTPKQHPDNGGGGGSSSTTSTSSSNNNSHNNNKNHHKNNHKNNHNNHNNNNNNNNLRADNSHSSTNGNVRSGNKNIRIGGRRKNKGGHKNKTVLVPPNQPNVTRLSDISAMVRWSVPKNTGLPISFFKVQYRELGSIKNTTSSNNTSNNNTDTNSNNNNKSSKWMTANSEIQSHITSFEVSDLQTDHIYRFRIAAVYSNNDNQLSPNSARFYLTKMNSFNNSKTMPVPLLTNTEALSPNQVLLIWQNTDKNYNIDGFYVHYRPTTTAGDYIKTTVEGKNSTNITISHLQPDTIYEFKIQSFSVDAASEFSKRITRKTLKDINSNGNNIDLLSIEKTTVDSTKTNGNGKNSNMYAIVGGALGGISLLAALGIFAIIYKRSRIKQTRESSQNEGKLMTNGIVMNNGGVADSKINITSNPLSVIDTSETTTQPKI; encoded by the exons ATGGTTCGACGATTATCGAGCCTAAATATTGCATTTGCAAttttgctttattttattgtaataataaatgtatcag taGCACGACAAGAATTGGGAATGATGTTTACACAAAATCCTCAACCTTGGCCAGCACCATTAGGTGATGAAGTTTATTTTGAATGTAGTTTAAATCTAGCTGCTGAAAAATTTGCATGGAGATATCgtccattaaataaaaatcgttggattacattaaaaaatgcaCCAAGTAATGCTGGTAAAACATCAAAACTTGTTGTAACACTTGATAATGAATCAAAAGCTGGTGATTATCGTTGTATTGCATATTATg gaaCAAGTGGTCTTGCATCAGATTATGGTCGTTTAACAATAGCTAAAATTGAAccatttaatgataaatcagATATTGATATAACAGTACCATCTGGTAATACAGTATCAATAAATTGTCCAGCACCATATTCATCACCAGATGcattaatacaattttacaaAGATAATGaaccaataaaaaatataagttcaataaatggtaaaatattaataattgataatgtaCAACCAATAGATTCTGGTAATTATCATTGTGTTGCTCAAAATTATATTGCTAATCAAGAATATATaagtaattataaaacaaaattacgtGTTGATAATGAACGTAAACAAGTATTACcattttttgtaaaacaaccacaaaatgaatataaagtaTTACGTGGTAATAATATAACATTAGAATGTAATGCTGTTGGTTATCCAATACCAAAAGTAACATGGACGAGATTAGTTGATGATATACCAACTggttcaaaaataacaaatattggattaaatataataaatgtacAATCAAATGATCGTGGTGAATATCATTGTATATGGTCATCTGGTAATCGTAAAATTGAatcacaaataatattaactgttGTTGAACCACCACGTGTTATTAAATCACCAAAATCTGGTACATTTTTAGAAGGTGGTGAATTAGAATTATATTGTGAAACAACTGGTACACCACAACCAACATTTGAATGGTTAATAAATGGTGAAACACTtgttaaaaattcacatattgaaatgaaagataataaattatcaataacagttgttgaaaaaaaacatgctGGTATTGTACAATGTGTTGCTAGTAATGAATATGGTACACATTCTGGTTGTAATTTATTACGTGTTACACCAAAACAACATCCTGATaatggtggaggtggtggtagTAGTAGTACTACAAGCACTAGTAgttctaataataatagtcataataataataaaaatcatcataaaaataatcataaaaataatcataataatcataacaacaacaacaacaacaacaatttacGTGCTGATAATTCACACAGTTCAACAAATGGTAATGTACGTTctggtaataaaaatattagaattgGTGGacgtagaaaaaataaaggtggtcataaaaataaaacagtattGGTACCACCAAATCAACCAAATGTAACAAGATTATCTGATATATCAGCAATGGTACGTTGGTCAGTACCAAAAAATACTGGTTTACcaataagtttttttaaagtaCAATATCGTGAACTTGgtagtattaaaaatacaacatcTTCAAATAATactagtaataataatactgatacaaatagtaataataataataaatcatcaaaatggATGACAGCAAATTCAGAAATTCAAAGTCATATAACATCATTTGAAGTATCTGATTTACAAACAgatcatatttatcgttttcgTATTGCTGCtgtatattcaaataatgataatcaatTAAGTCCAAATTCAGCaagattttatttaactaaaatgaatagttttaataattcaaaaacaatgCCAGTaccattattaacaaatacagAAGCACTTAGTCCAAatcaagtattattaatatggcaaaatacagataaaaattataatattgatggtTTTTATGTACATTATCGTCCAACAACAACTGCTGGtgattatattaaaacaaCTGTTGAaggtaaaaattcaacaaatataacaatatcacATTTACAACCAGATacaatatatgaatttaaaatacaaagttTTTCCGTTGATGCTGCATCagaattttcaaaaagaatAACAAGAAAAACACTTAAAGATATTAATAGTAAtggtaataatattgatttattatctattgaaaaaacaacaGTTGATAGTACAAAAACAAATGGTAAtggaaaaaatagtaatatgtATGCAATTGTTGGTGGTGCACTTGGTGGTATATCATTATTAGCAGCACTTGGTATAtttgctattatttataaaagaagtAGAATTAAACAAACAAGAGAATCATCACAAAATGAag gtaaACTCATGACAAATGGAATTGTTATGAATAATGGAGGTGTTGctgattcaaaaataaatattacatcaAATCCACTTTCTGTTATTGATACATCAGAGACAACAACACAACCCAAG ATCTGA
- the LOC122854673 gene encoding interference hedgehog-like isoform X1: MVRRLSSLNIAFAILLYFIVIINVSVARQELGMMFTQNPQPWPAPLGDEVYFECSLNLAAEKFAWRYRPLNKNRWITLKNAPSNAGKTSKLVVTLDNESKAGDYRCIAYYGTSGLASDYGRLTIAKIEPFNDKSDIDITVPSGNTVSINCPAPYSSPDALIQFYKDNEPIKNISSINGKILIIDNVQPIDSGNYHCVAQNYIANQEYISNYKTKLRVDNERKQVLPFFVKQPQNEYKVLRGNNITLECNAVGYPIPKVTWTRLVDDIPTGSKITNIGLNIINVQSNDRGEYHCIWSSGNRKIESQIILTVVEPPRVIKSPKSGTFLEGGELELYCETTGTPQPTFEWLINGETLVKNSHIEMKDNKLSITVVEKKHAGIVQCVASNEYGTHSGCNLLRVTPKQHPDNGGGGGSSSTTSTSSSNNNSHNNNKNHHKNNHKNNHNNHNNNNNNNNLRADNSHSSTNGNVRSGNKNIRIGGRRKNKGGHKNKTVLVPPNQPNVTRLSDISAMVRWSVPKNTGLPISFFKVQYRELGSIKNTTSSNNTSNNNTDTNSNNNNKSSKWMTANSEIQSHITSFEVSDLQTDHIYRFRIAAVYSNNDNQLSPNSARFYLTKMNSFNNSKTMPVPLLTNTEALSPNQVLLIWQNTDKNYNIDGFYVHYRPTTTAGDYIKTTVEGKNSTNITISHLQPDTIYEFKIQSFSVDAASEFSKRITRKTLKDINSNGNNIDLLSIEKTTVDSTKTNGNGKNSNMYAIVGGALGGISLLAALGIFAIIYKRSRIKQTRESSQNEGKLMTNGIVMNNGGVADSKINITSNPLSVIDTSETTTQPKSGQQTSLEMTSFINGHNNNNNKNNNNNINNNPTINNDGPTGSGGAQSDTTQGTIGPVDQHH; this comes from the exons ATGGTTCGACGATTATCGAGCCTAAATATTGCATTTGCAAttttgctttattttattgtaataataaatgtatcag taGCACGACAAGAATTGGGAATGATGTTTACACAAAATCCTCAACCTTGGCCAGCACCATTAGGTGATGAAGTTTATTTTGAATGTAGTTTAAATCTAGCTGCTGAAAAATTTGCATGGAGATATCgtccattaaataaaaatcgttggattacattaaaaaatgcaCCAAGTAATGCTGGTAAAACATCAAAACTTGTTGTAACACTTGATAATGAATCAAAAGCTGGTGATTATCGTTGTATTGCATATTATg gaaCAAGTGGTCTTGCATCAGATTATGGTCGTTTAACAATAGCTAAAATTGAAccatttaatgataaatcagATATTGATATAACAGTACCATCTGGTAATACAGTATCAATAAATTGTCCAGCACCATATTCATCACCAGATGcattaatacaattttacaaAGATAATGaaccaataaaaaatataagttcaataaatggtaaaatattaataattgataatgtaCAACCAATAGATTCTGGTAATTATCATTGTGTTGCTCAAAATTATATTGCTAATCAAGAATATATaagtaattataaaacaaaattacgtGTTGATAATGAACGTAAACAAGTATTACcattttttgtaaaacaaccacaaaatgaatataaagtaTTACGTGGTAATAATATAACATTAGAATGTAATGCTGTTGGTTATCCAATACCAAAAGTAACATGGACGAGATTAGTTGATGATATACCAACTggttcaaaaataacaaatattggattaaatataataaatgtacAATCAAATGATCGTGGTGAATATCATTGTATATGGTCATCTGGTAATCGTAAAATTGAatcacaaataatattaactgttGTTGAACCACCACGTGTTATTAAATCACCAAAATCTGGTACATTTTTAGAAGGTGGTGAATTAGAATTATATTGTGAAACAACTGGTACACCACAACCAACATTTGAATGGTTAATAAATGGTGAAACACTtgttaaaaattcacatattgaaatgaaagataataaattatcaataacagttgttgaaaaaaaacatgctGGTATTGTACAATGTGTTGCTAGTAATGAATATGGTACACATTCTGGTTGTAATTTATTACGTGTTACACCAAAACAACATCCTGATaatggtggaggtggtggtagTAGTAGTACTACAAGCACTAGTAgttctaataataatagtcataataataataaaaatcatcataaaaataatcataaaaataatcataataatcataacaacaacaacaacaacaacaatttacGTGCTGATAATTCACACAGTTCAACAAATGGTAATGTACGTTctggtaataaaaatattagaattgGTGGacgtagaaaaaataaaggtggtcataaaaataaaacagtattGGTACCACCAAATCAACCAAATGTAACAAGATTATCTGATATATCAGCAATGGTACGTTGGTCAGTACCAAAAAATACTGGTTTACcaataagtttttttaaagtaCAATATCGTGAACTTGgtagtattaaaaatacaacatcTTCAAATAATactagtaataataatactgatacaaatagtaataataataataaatcatcaaaatggATGACAGCAAATTCAGAAATTCAAAGTCATATAACATCATTTGAAGTATCTGATTTACAAACAgatcatatttatcgttttcgTATTGCTGCtgtatattcaaataatgataatcaatTAAGTCCAAATTCAGCaagattttatttaactaaaatgaatagttttaataattcaaaaacaatgCCAGTaccattattaacaaatacagAAGCACTTAGTCCAAatcaagtattattaatatggcaaaatacagataaaaattataatattgatggtTTTTATGTACATTATCGTCCAACAACAACTGCTGGtgattatattaaaacaaCTGTTGAaggtaaaaattcaacaaatataacaatatcacATTTACAACCAGATacaatatatgaatttaaaatacaaagttTTTCCGTTGATGCTGCATCagaattttcaaaaagaatAACAAGAAAAACACTTAAAGATATTAATAGTAAtggtaataatattgatttattatctattgaaaaaacaacaGTTGATAGTACAAAAACAAATGGTAAtggaaaaaatagtaatatgtATGCAATTGTTGGTGGTGCACTTGGTGGTATATCATTATTAGCAGCACTTGGTATAtttgctattatttataaaagaagtAGAATTAAACAAACAAGAGAATCATCACAAAATGAag gtaaACTCATGACAAATGGAATTGTTATGAATAATGGAGGTGTTGctgattcaaaaataaatattacatcaAATCCACTTTCTGTTATTGATACATCAGAGACAACAACACAACCCAAG AGCGGACAACAAACATCTCTGGAGATGACATCATTTATCAATGGccataacaacaacaataataaaaacaacaacaacaacatcaacaacaatccAACTATCAACAATGATGGACCAACTGGTAGTGGTGGAGCACAAAGTGATACAACCCAAGGAACAATTGGACCAGTTGATCAGCATCactaa
- the LOC122854673 gene encoding interference hedgehog-like isoform X2, translating into MVRRLSSLNIAFAILLYFIVIINVSARQELGMMFTQNPQPWPAPLGDEVYFECSLNLAAEKFAWRYRPLNKNRWITLKNAPSNAGKTSKLVVTLDNESKAGDYRCIAYYGTSGLASDYGRLTIAKIEPFNDKSDIDITVPSGNTVSINCPAPYSSPDALIQFYKDNEPIKNISSINGKILIIDNVQPIDSGNYHCVAQNYIANQEYISNYKTKLRVDNERKQVLPFFVKQPQNEYKVLRGNNITLECNAVGYPIPKVTWTRLVDDIPTGSKITNIGLNIINVQSNDRGEYHCIWSSGNRKIESQIILTVVEPPRVIKSPKSGTFLEGGELELYCETTGTPQPTFEWLINGETLVKNSHIEMKDNKLSITVVEKKHAGIVQCVASNEYGTHSGCNLLRVTPKQHPDNGGGGGSSSTTSTSSSNNNSHNNNKNHHKNNHKNNHNNHNNNNNNNNLRADNSHSSTNGNVRSGNKNIRIGGRRKNKGGHKNKTVLVPPNQPNVTRLSDISAMVRWSVPKNTGLPISFFKVQYRELGSIKNTTSSNNTSNNNTDTNSNNNNKSSKWMTANSEIQSHITSFEVSDLQTDHIYRFRIAAVYSNNDNQLSPNSARFYLTKMNSFNNSKTMPVPLLTNTEALSPNQVLLIWQNTDKNYNIDGFYVHYRPTTTAGDYIKTTVEGKNSTNITISHLQPDTIYEFKIQSFSVDAASEFSKRITRKTLKDINSNGNNIDLLSIEKTTVDSTKTNGNGKNSNMYAIVGGALGGISLLAALGIFAIIYKRSRIKQTRESSQNEGKLMTNGIVMNNGGVADSKINITSNPLSVIDTSETTTQPKSGQQTSLEMTSFINGHNNNNNKNNNNNINNNPTINNDGPTGSGGAQSDTTQGTIGPVDQHH; encoded by the exons ATGGTTCGACGATTATCGAGCCTAAATATTGCATTTGCAAttttgctttattttattgtaataataaatgtatcag CACGACAAGAATTGGGAATGATGTTTACACAAAATCCTCAACCTTGGCCAGCACCATTAGGTGATGAAGTTTATTTTGAATGTAGTTTAAATCTAGCTGCTGAAAAATTTGCATGGAGATATCgtccattaaataaaaatcgttggattacattaaaaaatgcaCCAAGTAATGCTGGTAAAACATCAAAACTTGTTGTAACACTTGATAATGAATCAAAAGCTGGTGATTATCGTTGTATTGCATATTATg gaaCAAGTGGTCTTGCATCAGATTATGGTCGTTTAACAATAGCTAAAATTGAAccatttaatgataaatcagATATTGATATAACAGTACCATCTGGTAATACAGTATCAATAAATTGTCCAGCACCATATTCATCACCAGATGcattaatacaattttacaaAGATAATGaaccaataaaaaatataagttcaataaatggtaaaatattaataattgataatgtaCAACCAATAGATTCTGGTAATTATCATTGTGTTGCTCAAAATTATATTGCTAATCAAGAATATATaagtaattataaaacaaaattacgtGTTGATAATGAACGTAAACAAGTATTACcattttttgtaaaacaaccacaaaatgaatataaagtaTTACGTGGTAATAATATAACATTAGAATGTAATGCTGTTGGTTATCCAATACCAAAAGTAACATGGACGAGATTAGTTGATGATATACCAACTggttcaaaaataacaaatattggattaaatataataaatgtacAATCAAATGATCGTGGTGAATATCATTGTATATGGTCATCTGGTAATCGTAAAATTGAatcacaaataatattaactgttGTTGAACCACCACGTGTTATTAAATCACCAAAATCTGGTACATTTTTAGAAGGTGGTGAATTAGAATTATATTGTGAAACAACTGGTACACCACAACCAACATTTGAATGGTTAATAAATGGTGAAACACTtgttaaaaattcacatattgaaatgaaagataataaattatcaataacagttgttgaaaaaaaacatgctGGTATTGTACAATGTGTTGCTAGTAATGAATATGGTACACATTCTGGTTGTAATTTATTACGTGTTACACCAAAACAACATCCTGATaatggtggaggtggtggtagTAGTAGTACTACAAGCACTAGTAgttctaataataatagtcataataataataaaaatcatcataaaaataatcataaaaataatcataataatcataacaacaacaacaacaacaacaatttacGTGCTGATAATTCACACAGTTCAACAAATGGTAATGTACGTTctggtaataaaaatattagaattgGTGGacgtagaaaaaataaaggtggtcataaaaataaaacagtattGGTACCACCAAATCAACCAAATGTAACAAGATTATCTGATATATCAGCAATGGTACGTTGGTCAGTACCAAAAAATACTGGTTTACcaataagtttttttaaagtaCAATATCGTGAACTTGgtagtattaaaaatacaacatcTTCAAATAATactagtaataataatactgatacaaatagtaataataataataaatcatcaaaatggATGACAGCAAATTCAGAAATTCAAAGTCATATAACATCATTTGAAGTATCTGATTTACAAACAgatcatatttatcgttttcgTATTGCTGCtgtatattcaaataatgataatcaatTAAGTCCAAATTCAGCaagattttatttaactaaaatgaatagttttaataattcaaaaacaatgCCAGTaccattattaacaaatacagAAGCACTTAGTCCAAatcaagtattattaatatggcaaaatacagataaaaattataatattgatggtTTTTATGTACATTATCGTCCAACAACAACTGCTGGtgattatattaaaacaaCTGTTGAaggtaaaaattcaacaaatataacaatatcacATTTACAACCAGATacaatatatgaatttaaaatacaaagttTTTCCGTTGATGCTGCATCagaattttcaaaaagaatAACAAGAAAAACACTTAAAGATATTAATAGTAAtggtaataatattgatttattatctattgaaaaaacaacaGTTGATAGTACAAAAACAAATGGTAAtggaaaaaatagtaatatgtATGCAATTGTTGGTGGTGCACTTGGTGGTATATCATTATTAGCAGCACTTGGTATAtttgctattatttataaaagaagtAGAATTAAACAAACAAGAGAATCATCACAAAATGAag gtaaACTCATGACAAATGGAATTGTTATGAATAATGGAGGTGTTGctgattcaaaaataaatattacatcaAATCCACTTTCTGTTATTGATACATCAGAGACAACAACACAACCCAAG AGCGGACAACAAACATCTCTGGAGATGACATCATTTATCAATGGccataacaacaacaataataaaaacaacaacaacaacatcaacaacaatccAACTATCAACAATGATGGACCAACTGGTAGTGGTGGAGCACAAAGTGATACAACCCAAGGAACAATTGGACCAGTTGATCAGCATCactaa